Genomic window (Neurospora crassa OR74A linkage group VI, whole genome shotgun sequence):
AAGAGAGGAGGTACTGGCATACCCATGTGTTTGAGGTCAAGAGCGGCATGTTGATCATGCCCAAGCCTCCCGGGCTGATGCCGCAGGCGGCCtgggagaaggcggagaagaCGGAGATGGAGAAGGTGGTTACCCTCTATGGCAAGATCTATCACTTGTGGCAGGTCGATAGGGGCGATAAGTTGCCCCTCGGGGAGCCGCAGTTGATGACGAGCTTTACCGACGAGAGCCAGTTCCCCGTGGACATGGAGAAGGTGTTGGATGAAAGAGACCAACGATTCCCGGGGGCGGATTGGAGGGCTAAGAGAGAGGGTAGAAAGGATATTGAGGTACCCGAGATGCATCCTGGTGAGTTTTTCTGTCCCTTGCGATCTTAacactcttcttcttttctcggATATACGCTAACTTTTCGGCGACAACAGATGCGGATTGGACgtggaagaaggacaagcaGAAATAATGAACGAGAAACATATCTCTATCGTACCTAGATTGTAATACATAATGCAACGAACGTGTACGAACAATCATCCCGCGACGCCGTAAATACTACCCGTATACAAGTAAACGAGAACACGATCCCGAAACCCCTTACAATGCTGTCAACACCTTGGTCATCTCTTCAATCACAAACCGAGGACCATCCGACCCGAGCTTATACCTCGACCCAAACACGCCGATCGTAACCGCGTCACCCTCGATGGCAACTTCCACATCGATTGCATCCTGTATCGCATTGTTAGCATCTGCCGTCATCCCAAGGAGAGCCGACACGATCAAACTCACCGGATACGCATTCCTAACCGCGTTGTTCTCGAGCTCCTTAGGCATGGAAAACTCCTGTTGGTCTTCGGCCTCTCCCATCACCTtcacttcctcctcgctcacCAGTTCCATCCTCACAGCTTCGTTGGAATCAAAGTTGGAAGAAGACACAGGGACACTCAAAAAGTTGACAaacccatccaccaccactcctgTCCACTCCTTGATCTCCCAGAGTCCCACACCAACATGTTCAGGATCGGAGATCTTGTACAGATCGTCTTGGATCCGCTTAGCCATGTCCACCAGGCTTTCTTGGACTCGAACGCGCAACGGCACAAGGCAGAGAGTGGGATATGGGATTTCTGAGAGGTCGGAAGAGCGGTTGGCAAGGTAAACCCCAAAGACCACGTCTCGGGATTTGGCCTCAATAGTTTCCGAAACGAAACGTGCGTAAGcagcgaagaagagggctTGGATTGAGACCCCTGCCGCGGCACACAGCTTCTTGATCCTGGAGACGTCCGCAATGGCATTGCGCTGGACTAGAGAAACGCGCCGCGAGGGTCGGGATTGATGCTCTGGAGCTGGTGCTGGTTGCCATATGGCTCCTGGCAGGAAACGAGAGAGACCGTCTACAAGAGGTCGGAGCAAGTCGGGTAGCCAGGTGGATTGCGATGATGGTGCTTCTTCTGCCTTCTCTAGAGCTGATGCTGCTGTGGTTGACTGTGATCCTGTCGCTGAACTCGTCGTCCAAGTGTTCAGGTTGAGGTTAACAGGTGCTGACTTCGCGCCGGCAAGGTATTCCGTCCAGAACTGCTTGGCTTCCGCACTTGGATGTGTCTGCTGCCTCGTATATTCCTTCCAGACCTTAAGCGACTCGGAAGCATCCGCCTCTCCGCTAATGCTGGCGCCGGCGCACAAGGCGGCGAACCGGTCAACCACCATTGGCAAGCTTAGTGCATCGTACAAAGCATGATGGATCGTGAAGTTCAAAATCCAGTCCCCGTTGTCAGTTTGTTGACCACCCATGGAGTTCAACGGCTGGACTAATCCACCTTGACCCTTTCTTGACAGACTTGACCACTGTTTTGGATCGATATCCTCAGCTGGGTTGTCTGCCAGGGCATCAGGCCTGAGAATGACCTGCATTACTGGCTTTCCGGGCTGGTCATTCGTAAAGAAGATGGTCCGCAGAATGGGAAACTCGGCAACCACAGACTTCCAAGCACCCGAGAGAGAGGACTTGCTGATGTTGCCGGTGAGACGATATGTGAAGGTCGCGTGGAAGACATCGCCTTGGGTGTTTTGCCAGACGGAGAGCATGTGGACTTGCATGGCCGTGGCAGGGAGGACGGCCTCGATATTGTTGATTACCGGCCCAGCAGAGGAGGGAATGATATCGTCTTGAGAGAATAGGGCGGTGATGTGCTTTTCGTCGATATGCTTGGGAGGCAGAGAGGTCTCGTTGACAGTTTTGATACCATTTCCAGTGTCATTCGGAGCCGGAGCTTCGGTGGACCTCGCTGCAGGCTGCTCTCCGGCTTCAGTAGCAGCCTGAGCCATGACGGGGACACTTCTTGCTTTCAACAGCTGGCGGAGCGGGATCGATACCCCCTGTTTCCGTAGGAGAGAGACGACCTTGATGGCGGAGATGGAGTCCAGGCCCAGGTGATAGATATTGTTGCTCTTCTGGACCGCACATACCTCCAGGCCAGCAACTTCTGCAAGGACAGACCTGATTTTCTCCTCCAGATCCGACCACTCTCCACCAACATCTGCATCCTCTACTAAATCCTTGCCCTCAACCGCAACGATGTTATCATCTGTCGCCGGAGTAAAACCGTCCAACCCACAAACCCTCATCTTACCTTCCTGAAACTCCAGTACACTCTTCTCCCCACTTTCAACCAAATACCCCAACACCTTATCCAATTTCTTCAGCAACTCTTCCGCCCCCTTCTCGCCATCCACAAACCGTGAGTCGCACGCCGTTCTCCAAACCAATTTCTCCCCTCCATCTGCGCCAGAAACAACCTCCATCTCCACACAAACGGGGTACTCAACAGCCGAACTTCCACCGACTGACCTTACCAGCACTTCACCACCTGCTCCCGTGTTACCGCCGGGTACCCCTCTTTGGAGAACGAACAACGTGTTGAAAAGCTGTCCACCCTCTTTCACCAACCGCTGCATCTTCCTCAACGGAAAATGCTCCCTCCCACCGATATCATTTGAAACACCTTGCATGTATCGCAACCAACTTTTTACATCTCCATGCAGCACGCTTCTGACCGCAACAGTGTTCATGGTGGGGAACATGAGTTGTTCAGCTTCTTCTGAACCGGCGCGACCGGAGAGGACTGCGCCAAACATGACGTCTAGGCTTCGGATAACGGTGGCGAGCACGGCGGCGTGGCAGGCTTGACCAAGTGTTTGCAGGGTTATGGCTTGCTGCTTGGTGAAGGACTTGATCTTGTAGAAGTCCGATTGGGAGGTAGTTTCGTGCTGGTAAATGACCGAAGACTGCTCGAGAGAAAGTTGAGGGTAAAACGTCGGTTTCGCGCCAGCCAGGTATCCAGACCAGAAGGCTGTTGATCGGTCATCGCCTGAGCGGAGAATCTCCTCCAGGTATGCCTCATACGATGGGCGAGGTGTGTACCGGCCCTCGTAAGCGGCTTGGACgtcttggtggaggagggagagagaccACCCGTCATAGAGGGCGTGAGCTATGGAGAGAACTACGAATCTCCTGTCACCCAGTGTCGCGAATACCAGCTGCAGAAGGCTGGCATGACCGCCAGCTTTTCGAGCCCGAGCGGTAGCATAGTCGGTGATCTTGGATAGGTCCTCCTCTCTTTCAATTTCCAGTTCTGTCATGGCTTCTGCGGGGAGTTGTTGGTGGACAACCTGGAGATAGGCAAAATCCAACGTGGGATCATCCACCATGAAGAAGGACGTCCGCAAGATGGGGGAGTTAGCGACCACGGTCTGCCACGCAGACTTGAGCTTGCCCAGGCCGACATGCGGTTCAATCTCCATGATGTTGTGGTTGAAGTACAGCTGGAAGTCCGAATGAACCATCTCGGCGACCATGCCGTCTTGAAGGGGAGTGGCGGGCAAGACTGTTTCTACATCTCCCTCTTGTTGTTCGCGGATCTTGTCAACCCATTTGTCCCTCAGACTAGAGAAGGTCTTTTCGCGTAAGTTGTCGCCGTTTGCTTGCGTGCCGTTCGTGAGCTTTTGTTTCTCCAAGTAAGGAAGCAGTCCCTCAATTGTCTGCCCTTTCATCAACTCGCTTGGCTTGATACTAACACCCAACTGCCTCAACCGTGCAGAAAGTTTGATAGTGTCGATACTGTCCAGGCCAAGCTCCAGGATCGAGGTTGTCTCGGTGACTGTGTCAGCAGCGACCTCCGCTAGGATAGCAATCTGTTCGTGAATCGTTTTGGTGGCTTCAGTCCAGATAAACCCGGAGTGTTCTCTCCCTTTGTTGACATCCTCCACCTTGTTGGCCTCGTGTCCAGGTTCTTGCTGCCCCGTGACCAAGTTGATCCCATCATCACCCACAATCACTCCCTCCAGATCCTCTCCTATCTCCGTCATAATCTCTACCAAACCTTCCATCAATTTCTCCACAATATTCTCACTAACTACCGCTTCCTGTGCGACAATCAACAATCTCACCTCCCCATTACTCGTCAAGGTTGCCTCGAGCGCCAGCGGATAATCAGCCTGCGTGTCGACATCCTCGTCCATGGCCGTCCACAACTCTTCCTGGGGTTTCGAAGTCTGCTCCTGTTGGAACGAGAACAACACCTCAAACAGCCCGTTCCCGGCCTTTCCACACCACTTCTGAATCTCCCTAAGCGGTACATGCTGCCATTCCACTACCTTCGAATTCCAGTCATGACAACTCTTCACCAGCTCCTTATACGTTCTATTGCCAACCGAAGCACGGAACGGCAGCGTGTTCAAAAGCGGGCCGACGACGTGCTCCGCACCCTCAAGCTCGATAGCCCGTCCCGAAACAATCACTCCGATCGTTGGGTTTCTGACGCCGAACTGTTTGGCTAAGACGGCGACCCAAGCGGCTTGCAGGAGGGAGTGGTTTGTTGTTCCTAGAGTTTTGCTCAAACTCTGGAGAGCGAAAGGGATGGTTGTGCGGGAACTGAAGGCTTTTGTGCTGGCGCCTTCGACGACGGCGAAGGTCGGCTCGGGACTGGCATTGTTGAAGTGTGAAAGCCAGAAAGGCTTGGAGTGAGAAAAGGGTTGGAGGGGGCCGTGGTAGAGGGCTTCGAGAAAAGATGGGTTCTTCTCACCCTGACCGACCTCGCCGAGATATGCAGAGGCCATCTTCTGGAGGATCAACTCCAAGCTGTTGGCGTCATAAACGCCGTGAAAGATGTGCAACGCCAAAAGCCGCTCCTTCTGGAGATCGGACCTAAGGATACTGAACAGCTGGAGTTCCATGGTTCGCTTGATAATCCTCCCGGCATTGTTTCGTAGCCACTCCCTTCTCGTCTCCTTTAccgtctcctccatctcAGCCTCTTTCTCGACCTTCAATCGCTTCCAATTCAGCCTTGGGCCCGTTGCTCCAGGCTTAACAGCGACCTGAACAAATCCCTCAGTGGTCTGCACAAACATGGTCCTCAGAATCGGGTACTCTGCCATCACCTCATCCCATGCACTCTCCAACCTCTCCACATCCACTCCCTCCGTCAccttgaagaggaaggtattataatacttctcCCTCCGGGCAGTCATACCAGCCTGCAACCCGGTACACGGCGCCACATACTCtacctcctctctcttcagCCCCAGCTCTTTACAGACATTCGCCATGTGGCGATGCTGGCACGCTTGCACGAGTTGCTTGGCAGCAGCAATTTGAGCGGTGTTAGACTGCGCCTTGCCCAAGTCCAAGGCTTGTGACAAGTCGGCAAGGAGCGGATGGCTGAGGATTAGTGACGGAGAGGCTTGAGGAAAACCGGATCGCTTGAGCACCCGGCTAAAGCGGAGGGCAGAGATGGAGTCGAGACCCAGCTCgaagatagaggtagagggGTTAATGAGTTCAGGGGAGATGGATAGCATCTCTGCGAGGACGGAGGCAGCTTTTTGACCAGTAGGGGTCAAGCTGCCGGGGGCGATGGAGGCAGAAGGGGAGAGGCTGACGAGTTCTTCCTGCGTTAACGAGGAGAAGAGACGTTTTAGCTCCTTGATCTCCGCCTTATTGTTCGCTGACAACGGGATGTACGGCAGACGGACGA
Coding sequences:
- a CDS encoding DUF1264 domain-containing protein — its product is MSDNNTTSTKYSDTREDVPTPSLACHDPSNPSIPGSPKTTLSSALETGASLAQDFSPVKSICAHLNAFHVYASDPTRFVEANHYCAHLTEDVRQCILYDSPNPGARILGIEYMITPKLYETLPQQERRYWHTHVFEVKSGMLIMPKPPGLMPQAAWEKAEKTEMEKVVTLYGKIYHLWQVDRGDKLPLGEPQLMTSFTDESQFPVDMEKVLDERDQRFPGADWRAKREGRKDIEVPEMHPDADWTWKKDKQK